One Fusobacterium ulcerans DNA segment encodes these proteins:
- a CDS encoding glycerate kinase, whose product MKEIKVIIAVDSFKGSASSREVAESIEKGIKKFDRNNIVTKKVSIADGGEGTVEAIVEAVNGEYKFLEVPGPFGDKVKARFGVIRGNAAVLEMAESSGLNLVKRENLNPYKANTYGVGEMLKAILDMGIRDIYIGLGGSATNDGGAGMLTSLGVKFYNSIGERIGYTPEELKNVAKVDISGLDPRISEAHITVLSDVRNCLCGENGASYIYGPQKGAKPEDVKILDKILENYGNIIDNIVGKSFSKEPGSGAAGGLGYALLSICGAEFKEGIVKIMELIELENLIKDADLVITGEGRIDNQSVNGKAPVGIAKTAKKYDIPVIAIVGSSARNLDDIYANGIDLVMDIINEPMNLERAIHDVKELLEFAGEKAMRAFFLRGDH is encoded by the coding sequence ATGAAAGAGATAAAAGTCATTATAGCAGTTGATTCTTTTAAGGGAAGTGCATCTTCGAGAGAAGTTGCAGAAAGTATTGAAAAGGGTATAAAGAAATTCGACAGAAATAATATTGTTACAAAAAAAGTTTCTATTGCAGATGGCGGAGAAGGAACAGTAGAAGCCATCGTTGAAGCTGTCAATGGAGAATACAAATTTTTAGAAGTACCTGGACCTTTTGGAGATAAAGTCAAAGCAAGGTTTGGAGTGATACGAGGAAATGCTGCTGTTCTTGAAATGGCTGAATCTTCTGGATTGAATCTGGTAAAACGTGAAAATCTTAATCCATACAAGGCAAATACATATGGAGTAGGGGAGATGCTTAAAGCTATATTAGATATGGGAATAAGAGATATCTATATAGGTTTGGGAGGGAGTGCAACTAATGATGGTGGAGCAGGAATGCTTACATCATTAGGGGTGAAATTCTATAATTCAATTGGGGAAAGAATAGGATATACACCTGAAGAATTAAAAAATGTGGCTAAAGTAGATATTTCTGGATTAGATCCAAGAATATCTGAGGCTCACATAACAGTTTTATCAGATGTACGTAATTGTTTGTGTGGAGAAAATGGAGCTTCGTATATTTACGGACCTCAAAAAGGTGCAAAACCTGAAGATGTAAAAATTCTTGATAAAATTCTTGAAAATTATGGAAATATTATAGATAATATAGTAGGAAAGTCATTCTCTAAAGAACCTGGAAGCGGTGCTGCTGGAGGTCTTGGATATGCATTGCTAAGCATATGCGGGGCAGAATTTAAAGAAGGCATCGTTAAAATAATGGAACTTATAGAGCTTGAAAATCTGATAAAAGATGCAGATCTTGTGATTACTGGAGAAGGAAGAATCGATAACCAATCTGTCAATGGGAAAGCCCCAGTAGGTATCGCTAAGACTGCTAAAAAATATGATATTCCTGTTATAGCAATAGTAGGAAGCTCTGCCAGAAATCTTGATGATATCTATGCAAATGGAATAGATTTGGTAATGGATATAATCAATGAACCAATGAATCTGGAGAGAGCTATTCATGATGTAAAAGAGTTGTTGGAATTTGCAGGAGAAAAGGCTATGAGAGCATTTTTCCTAAGAGGAGATCATTAA
- a CDS encoding M20 family metallopeptidase, with protein MENMSAKLSKLFSKYAEEFKELNEYLYNNPELGLQEFKACAAHTEMLKKHGFTVETNFAGLPTSFMGKYSTGKPGPKVAILAEYDALPGIGHGCGHNIFGVTSVAAGILTKEIMGDVAGEIMVIGTPAEETNGAKVQMAALGVFDDIDVAMAAHPTGEAHHRSGTSQAMEAIQFTFKGKTAHAAGAPHEGINALDGVLILFNSINALRQQTLETARIHGVISNGGKAANIIPDLAVANFYVRAKTLDYLKGLVERVKNCAKGAALASGTTLEIINYETSFADLVTNEKLSAAYEKNLKSLGVTDIRSKESGGSTDMGDVSHCCPAIHPYFPLTTAHLTGHSVEFASASIAPEAYKGMEESAISMALTAMDIFTDAELLKEIKDEFNKNVKKM; from the coding sequence ATGGAAAACATGTCAGCAAAACTTTCAAAACTTTTTTCAAAATACGCAGAGGAATTTAAAGAATTAAATGAATATCTATATAACAACCCTGAACTGGGATTACAGGAATTCAAAGCTTGTGCAGCTCACACTGAAATGCTTAAAAAACACGGATTTACAGTTGAAACAAACTTTGCAGGACTTCCTACTTCTTTTATGGGAAAATACAGCACTGGTAAACCTGGACCAAAAGTAGCTATTCTTGCTGAATATGATGCTCTTCCTGGAATAGGACATGGATGCGGACATAATATATTTGGTGTTACAAGTGTAGCAGCTGGTATTCTTACTAAAGAGATCATGGGAGATGTAGCTGGTGAAATAATGGTAATAGGTACTCCTGCTGAGGAAACAAACGGAGCTAAAGTTCAAATGGCTGCTCTGGGAGTTTTTGATGATATAGATGTAGCTATGGCTGCTCATCCTACTGGTGAAGCTCATCACAGAAGTGGTACTTCTCAAGCTATGGAAGCTATCCAATTTACATTTAAAGGTAAAACTGCTCATGCTGCTGGAGCTCCTCATGAAGGAATAAATGCTCTTGATGGAGTATTAATACTTTTCAACTCTATCAATGCTCTTAGACAGCAAACTTTAGAAACAGCAAGAATTCATGGAGTAATATCTAATGGTGGAAAAGCTGCTAATATAATTCCTGATTTAGCTGTAGCTAACTTCTATGTAAGAGCTAAAACATTAGACTACTTAAAAGGTCTTGTAGAAAGAGTAAAAAATTGTGCTAAGGGAGCTGCTCTTGCCAGTGGAACTACTTTAGAGATAATAAACTATGAAACTAGCTTTGCTGATCTTGTTACTAATGAAAAACTTTCAGCAGCTTATGAAAAAAATCTAAAATCTTTAGGTGTTACTGACATCAGAAGCAAAGAATCAGGAGGATCGACAGATATGGGAGATGTAAGCCACTGCTGCCCAGCTATACATCCATATTTCCCACTTACAACAGCACACTTGACTGGTCACAGTGTAGAATTTGCAAGTGCATCTATAGCTCCAGAAGCTTACAAAGGAATGGAAGAATCTGCTATATCAATGGCACTTACAGCTATGGATATTTTCACTGATGCTGAATTATTAAAAGAAATAAAAGATGAATTTAACAAAAATGTTAAAAAAATGTAG
- a CDS encoding aldo/keto reductase, whose translation MRKKIMLPDGIITGNLGIGTWYMGDSSSARKEEIECIRYAIDNGVNLIDTAEMYGNGNSEYLVGEAIKGYDRDSLFIVSKVLPSNAGRNRIFQSCENTLKRLGTDYLDMYLLHWRGIVPLDETIECMEELKASGKIKRWGVSNMDIDDMFEITHAAKGDQCQVNQVLYHLGSRGIEYSLKPFTDSRNIPTMAYCPLAQGGRLKDKLLRSKSVAKISEKYGISPIQVLLCFTLSQENMISIPKASKLKHMKENIQCLDIKLDEEDMKLLNSEFPAPNRKIPLDIE comes from the coding sequence ATGAGAAAAAAGATAATGCTGCCAGATGGAATAATAACTGGAAATCTGGGGATAGGAACTTGGTATATGGGAGACTCATCATCAGCTCGTAAAGAAGAGATAGAATGCATAAGATATGCTATTGATAATGGAGTAAATTTGATAGATACAGCTGAAATGTATGGGAATGGGAACAGTGAATATCTGGTAGGAGAAGCTATAAAGGGGTATGACAGGGATTCTTTGTTTATTGTATCAAAAGTTCTTCCGAGCAATGCAGGGAGAAACAGGATATTTCAGTCATGTGAGAATACTCTTAAAAGATTGGGAACAGACTATTTAGATATGTATCTACTTCATTGGAGAGGAATAGTTCCCCTTGATGAAACTATTGAGTGCATGGAGGAATTAAAAGCTTCAGGGAAAATAAAACGTTGGGGAGTATCAAATATGGATATAGATGATATGTTTGAAATAACTCATGCAGCAAAAGGGGATCAATGTCAAGTAAATCAGGTGCTGTACCACTTAGGTTCTCGTGGTATAGAATATTCTTTAAAACCTTTTACTGATTCCAGAAATATTCCAACAATGGCATATTGTCCTCTGGCACAGGGAGGGAGACTAAAAGATAAACTTTTAAGATCAAAATCTGTTGCAAAAATAAGTGAGAAATATGGAATATCTCCGATTCAGGTACTTCTCTGCTTCACATTAAGTCAGGAAAATATGATATCGATACCTAAAGCATCAAAATTAAAACATATGAAAGAAAATATTCAATGCTTGGATATAAAATTAGATGAAGAGGATATGAAGCTTTTAAATAGTGAATTTCCTGCTCCTAACAGAAAAATTCCATTGGATATAGAATAA
- a CDS encoding CdaR family transcriptional regulator, giving the protein MNISVSLATNILNKMKEIIHQDLNYIDKSGIIIASTDPNRTGTFHAAALKCIKEKAPLIISSDDEFQGSRKGINMPIYFNNAIIGVIGITGDKNEVEKYGEIIRMMTEILIKEAWIKDSDIRTKEINRTFIERIVLGYDYDFFPTADFTFPYAVIVGKLNKNSSFLMNDKIYDILKNSLSYNKNNVYTISRNEIIILYHFHKDENISKTILQLQEKLLEKTKLDFRFGIGTKALEYNALKDSYKAAKEILNFMIKFSLKKPVSEYEKMDLEFIFLNLKKSDIDNFTNKILKNFTPKEVEEFSTLMNSYEENNGSILHTSEDLFMHKNTLQYKLNKIKQLSGYDPRQLKDFIVLSLAFKLQRTI; this is encoded by the coding sequence ATGAATATATCAGTGAGTCTGGCAACCAATATTTTAAATAAAATGAAAGAGATAATACATCAGGATTTGAATTATATAGATAAGAGTGGTATTATCATTGCCAGTACAGACCCAAACAGAACTGGTACTTTTCATGCTGCTGCTCTAAAATGTATAAAAGAAAAAGCTCCTCTTATTATCAGCAGTGATGATGAGTTTCAAGGAAGCAGAAAAGGAATCAACATGCCTATTTACTTTAACAATGCAATTATAGGAGTAATAGGAATAACTGGAGATAAAAATGAAGTAGAGAAATATGGTGAAATTATAAGAATGATGACTGAAATTCTTATAAAAGAAGCATGGATAAAAGATTCAGATATAAGAACAAAAGAAATTAACAGAACTTTTATAGAGCGTATTGTTTTAGGATATGATTATGATTTTTTCCCTACAGCAGACTTTACATTTCCTTATGCTGTCATAGTTGGAAAACTTAATAAAAACAGCAGTTTCTTAATGAATGATAAAATTTATGATATCTTAAAAAACTCTCTTTCATACAATAAAAACAATGTTTATACTATATCAAGAAATGAAATTATTATCCTGTATCATTTCCATAAAGATGAAAATATATCTAAAACAATACTTCAGCTTCAAGAAAAACTTTTAGAAAAAACAAAGCTGGATTTTAGATTTGGAATAGGAACAAAAGCACTTGAATACAATGCCTTAAAAGATTCATATAAGGCTGCAAAGGAAATTTTAAACTTTATGATAAAGTTTTCTTTAAAGAAACCTGTCTCTGAATATGAAAAAATGGATCTTGAATTTATATTTTTAAATTTAAAAAAATCAGATATTGATAATTTCACAAATAAAATTTTAAAAAACTTTACTCCAAAAGAGGTAGAGGAATTTTCTACTTTAATGAATTCTTATGAAGAAAATAATGGAAGTATTCTCCACACATCTGAAGATCTTTTCATGCACAAGAATACTCTCCAATATAAACTCAATAAAATAAAACAGCTAAGTGGCTATGATCCCAGACAGCTCAAAGACTTTATTGTTTTAAGTCTGGCTTTTAAACTTCAGAGAACTATTTAG
- a CDS encoding GntP family permease, with amino-acid sequence MGAVSSTQMLVGLAIGIGILIALSLKTKIHTFIALIIATIVTGLIGGMEVTVVMKSITTGFGNTLGSTGIIIGLGVMMGIILEKSGAAEQMAFTVIKLIGKNKEEWALGLTGYIVSIPVFSDSALVILTPIAKALSKLSGKSVVGLGLALATGLQLTHVFVPPTPGPLTVAGILGIDVGVMIMAGILCTIPVYIVSMLYCKWLGTKIYQVPSDDPACGENEFTRMDFKKEYLKSIENIEELHKARNLPSVGLSFAPVIVPLILIFINTITKFIGLKGSYMTAVELFGSPITALIIGTLISIYGLGAKMTKKEVHDAMNEAIQSTGMIMLITGAGGALGFVVRESGIGNALGNAVIYIGIPGLLIPFIIAALMRIALGSATVALTTAATLTAPLLSQLGISPVLAAMSTCAGGVAFSYFNDSGFWVFNGLYGLEDIKDQFWAKTMISFVGSGAALAVVLIASIFIK; translated from the coding sequence ATGGGAGCAGTAAGCAGTACACAAATGCTTGTTGGACTAGCAATAGGAATAGGAATATTGATAGCACTATCATTAAAAACAAAAATTCACACATTTATAGCTTTAATAATAGCAACTATTGTAACAGGGTTAATTGGAGGAATGGAAGTTACAGTAGTCATGAAAAGTATAACAACAGGTTTTGGAAACACATTGGGAAGTACAGGGATAATTATTGGTCTTGGAGTTATGATGGGGATAATTCTGGAAAAATCAGGAGCAGCAGAGCAAATGGCGTTCACTGTAATCAAGCTGATTGGAAAGAATAAAGAGGAATGGGCATTGGGACTTACAGGTTATATAGTATCTATACCAGTTTTCTCAGATTCAGCATTAGTTATTTTAACACCAATAGCAAAAGCTTTATCTAAACTTAGTGGGAAATCAGTAGTTGGACTAGGACTTGCACTTGCAACTGGATTACAGCTGACACATGTATTTGTTCCACCTACACCTGGACCTTTAACAGTAGCAGGTATCTTGGGAATAGATGTTGGAGTTATGATAATGGCAGGTATTCTATGTACAATACCAGTTTATATAGTTTCTATGCTTTATTGTAAATGGTTGGGAACAAAAATTTATCAAGTACCATCAGATGATCCAGCTTGTGGTGAAAATGAATTTACAAGAATGGATTTCAAAAAAGAGTATTTAAAATCAATAGAAAATATTGAAGAACTTCATAAAGCTAGAAATTTACCATCAGTTGGTTTATCTTTTGCACCAGTTATAGTTCCTTTAATCTTGATATTTATAAATACAATAACTAAATTTATTGGTTTAAAAGGAAGCTACATGACAGCAGTAGAATTATTTGGAAGCCCTATAACAGCTCTGATAATAGGAACATTAATCTCTATTTATGGGCTTGGAGCTAAAATGACTAAAAAAGAAGTTCATGATGCTATGAATGAAGCTATTCAATCTACAGGAATGATCATGCTTATAACAGGAGCAGGAGGAGCTTTAGGATTTGTAGTGAGAGAGTCAGGAATAGGAAATGCTTTAGGAAATGCAGTAATATACATAGGTATTCCTGGATTACTGATTCCATTCATAATAGCAGCTTTGATGAGAATAGCATTGGGATCAGCAACAGTAGCACTTACTACAGCAGCTACTTTGACAGCTCCGCTATTATCACAATTAGGAATCAGTCCTGTACTTGCAGCAATGTCTACATGTGCTGGGGGAGTTGCATTCAGTTACTTTAATGACAGTGGATTCTGGGTATTTAACGGATTGTATGGTTTGGAAGATATCAAAGATCAGTTCTGGGCTAAGACAATGATTTCATTTGTTGGATCTGGAGCAGCACTGGCAGTAGTCCTTATAGCAAGTATATTTATAAAATAA
- a CDS encoding enolase C-terminal domain-like protein, translating into MIPKIVEMNVIPVAGYDSMLLNLSGAHGPYFTRNVVILKADNGAIGVGEVPGGEKIRKTLEDAKELVVGKSIGEYKNIIKNIYDTFKDRDSSGRGNQTFDLRTTVHVMTAVEAPLLDLLGKFLNVPVAALLGEGQQREKVKVLGYLFYIGDKDKTDLPYLDNDDNSDDWGKVRRKEAMTPEAVVELAKAAHKRYGFEDFKLKGGVLKGAEEIKAIKALHEAFPEARITLDPNGAWSLKEAISLCKDMHGILAYAEDPCGAENGFSGREVMAEFRKATGLPTATNMIATDWRQMQHSIALNSVSIPLADPHFWTMEGSVRVAQMCNEFGLTWGSHSNNHFDISLAMFSHVAAAAPGNITAIDTHWIWQDGQDLTKNAHKIVGGEITVPKDVPGLGIEIDMDKIMAAHKLYVEKNLGARDDSVAMQYLIKDWKFDNKRPCLDRD; encoded by the coding sequence ATGATACCTAAAATTGTAGAAATGAATGTAATTCCAGTAGCTGGATATGACAGCATGCTGCTTAATCTAAGTGGAGCTCATGGGCCTTACTTCACAAGAAATGTAGTTATTTTAAAAGCAGACAATGGAGCTATCGGAGTGGGAGAAGTTCCAGGTGGGGAAAAAATAAGAAAAACTTTGGAAGATGCAAAAGAATTAGTAGTAGGAAAAAGTATTGGAGAATATAAAAATATAATAAAAAATATTTATGATACATTTAAAGACAGAGATTCTTCTGGAAGAGGAAATCAAACATTTGACCTTAGAACTACTGTTCATGTAATGACAGCAGTTGAAGCTCCTCTATTGGACCTTTTAGGAAAATTCTTAAATGTGCCAGTAGCAGCATTATTAGGAGAAGGACAGCAAAGAGAAAAAGTAAAAGTATTAGGATATCTATTCTACATAGGAGATAAAGATAAAACTGATCTTCCTTATTTAGATAATGATGATAATTCAGATGACTGGGGAAAAGTTAGAAGAAAAGAAGCAATGACACCAGAAGCTGTTGTTGAGTTAGCAAAAGCAGCTCACAAGAGATATGGATTTGAAGACTTTAAATTAAAAGGAGGAGTGCTGAAGGGAGCAGAGGAAATTAAAGCTATAAAAGCTCTTCATGAAGCATTTCCAGAAGCAAGGATAACACTTGATCCAAATGGAGCTTGGTCTCTAAAGGAAGCAATATCTTTATGTAAAGATATGCATGGAATACTTGCTTATGCTGAAGATCCATGTGGTGCAGAAAATGGATTCTCTGGAAGGGAAGTTATGGCTGAATTCAGAAAGGCAACAGGTCTTCCTACAGCAACAAATATGATAGCTACTGACTGGAGACAAATGCAGCATTCAATAGCTCTGAACAGTGTTTCTATTCCTCTTGCAGATCCTCATTTCTGGACTATGGAAGGATCTGTAAGAGTTGCACAAATGTGTAATGAATTTGGATTGACTTGGGGATCACACTCAAACAATCACTTTGACATCTCTCTTGCAATGTTCAGTCATGTTGCAGCAGCAGCTCCTGGAAATATTACAGCTATCGATACTCACTGGATATGGCAGGATGGACAAGATTTAACTAAAAACGCTCATAAAATAGTTGGTGGAGAAATAACAGTCCCTAAAGATGTTCCAGGTCTTGGAATTGAAATAGATATGGATAAAATTATGGCAGCTCATAAATTATATGTAGAGAAAAATTTAGGAGCAAGAGATGACTCTGTGGCTATGCAGTATTTAATAAAAGACTGGAAATTTGATAATAAAAGACCTTGTTTAGACAGGGATTAG
- a CDS encoding dihydrodipicolinate synthase family protein, translated as MDLNLLKGIYVPILTPMDENENVDIEKLKKQINFVIDGGVSGILAHGSNSEFYMFDDEDYELITKTIVEEVNGRVPVIMGIGAIRTSKCIKLAQMGKRIGVDGVALLQPMFLKPTEEELFLHYKTVAESIEELPLLIYNNPRIGYTLSADLVERLARNVKNIVGIKDSSGDINQLLEFIRRTRDIEFKIFGGKDTLLFSSLTVGAVGGVCTAANIFPELVASIYNKYREGDLKESLELQFKLNPVRLSMDKASFPVATKDMANINKMNVGEPIKPSLPSSKTVVDFMAGKMAEAGQIKR; from the coding sequence ATGGATTTAAATTTATTAAAAGGGATATATGTTCCAATTCTTACTCCAATGGATGAGAATGAGAATGTAGATATAGAAAAATTAAAAAAGCAGATAAATTTTGTAATAGATGGAGGAGTCAGTGGAATACTGGCTCATGGAAGCAATAGTGAATTCTATATGTTTGATGATGAAGACTATGAACTTATTACAAAGACTATAGTTGAAGAAGTAAATGGAAGAGTTCCAGTAATAATGGGGATAGGAGCTATAAGAACATCTAAATGTATAAAATTGGCTCAAATGGGAAAAAGAATAGGTGTAGATGGAGTTGCTCTTTTACAGCCTATGTTTTTAAAACCTACAGAGGAAGAACTATTTCTTCATTATAAAACAGTAGCAGAATCTATTGAAGAACTTCCGCTTTTGATATATAATAATCCTAGAATAGGATATACACTGTCTGCTGACTTAGTAGAAAGACTGGCAAGAAATGTAAAAAATATTGTTGGGATAAAAGATTCAAGTGGAGATATAAATCAATTACTTGAATTTATAAGAAGAACAAGAGATATAGAATTTAAAATATTTGGTGGAAAAGATACTCTATTATTCTCTTCACTTACAGTTGGAGCAGTGGGAGGGGTATGTACTGCGGCTAATATATTCCCTGAACTTGTAGCATCTATATACAATAAATATAGAGAAGGAGATCTTAAAGAATCTTTAGAACTTCAATTCAAGCTTAATCCTGTTAGATTGTCTATGGACAAGGCAAGTTTCCCTGTAGCTACAAAAGATATGGCAAATATCAATAAGATGAATGTAGGGGAACCTATAAAACCAAGCCTTCCATCTAGTAAAACTGTTGTAGATTTTATGGCAGGAAAGATGGCAGAAGCTGGTCAAATAAAGAGGTAA
- a CDS encoding basic amino acid ABC transporter substrate-binding protein, which produces MKKLVLIFTLLLSTLSFAAKKLYVGTNAEFKPYEYLEDGKMVGFDIGVMDELGKKLGYEIEWVNMSFDGLLPALQMKKIDAVIAGMSQTPERQKAVSFSIPYIFFTSEHYVIVNENSTFKTKEDLKGKTAGVQMGSMQEQFAINNGSVPKLYNTFTNALMDLQNGKVDCVIIADNSGKEYLNTMDRIKKIDSIIDPKPGASIAFRKSDKELAEKFSDAIVELKTTKEYSDLVEKYFPERFEDFKAQNLTK; this is translated from the coding sequence ATGAAAAAACTTGTACTTATATTTACACTGCTTTTATCAACACTTTCTTTTGCAGCTAAAAAACTTTATGTGGGGACTAACGCTGAATTTAAACCTTATGAATATCTTGAAGATGGTAAAATGGTTGGATTTGATATTGGAGTAATGGATGAACTTGGAAAAAAATTAGGTTATGAAATAGAATGGGTAAACATGTCTTTTGATGGACTGCTTCCTGCCCTTCAAATGAAAAAAATAGATGCTGTTATTGCTGGTATGTCTCAAACTCCTGAAAGACAAAAAGCTGTATCTTTCTCTATACCATATATTTTCTTTACTTCTGAACACTATGTTATAGTTAATGAAAACAGTACTTTTAAAACAAAAGAGGATTTAAAAGGAAAAACTGCTGGAGTTCAAATGGGAAGTATGCAGGAGCAATTTGCTATAAATAATGGAAGTGTTCCTAAATTATATAATACTTTCACTAATGCTTTAATGGACCTTCAAAATGGAAAGGTTGACTGTGTAATTATTGCAGACAACTCTGGAAAAGAATATCTTAACACTATGGACAGAATTAAAAAAATAGATTCTATTATTGATCCTAAACCAGGTGCTTCTATAGCATTTAGAAAATCTGATAAAGAACTTGCAGAAAAATTCAGCGACGCTATAGTTGAATTAAAGACTACTAAAGAATATTCTGACCTTGTAGAAAAATATTTTCCTGAAAGATTTGAAGATTTTAAAGCGCAAAATTTGACAAAATAG
- the garR gene encoding 2-hydroxy-3-oxopropionate reductase: protein MKVGFIGLGIMGRPMCKNVLKAGYDVVAFDMNKAALDDVAAAGAKAAGSAKEVGANCDVLITMLPNSPHVKAVLFNENGAAEGLKAGTTVIDMSSINPVESQSIAAKLAETGVELLDAPVSGGEPKAIDGTISVMVGGKEEIFNKYYDLMKTMAGSVVRVGNVGAGNTTKLANQMIVALNIAALSEAFVLCEKAGVDPQLVFDAIKGGLAGSTVMNAKAPMMISRNFEPGFRIELHIKDLQNALDTSHSINASLPLTAQVMEIMQALKIDGREKKDHAAILNYYEKINNVTVGEKK, encoded by the coding sequence ATGAAAGTAGGATTTATCGGATTAGGTATCATGGGAAGACCAATGTGTAAAAATGTATTAAAAGCGGGATATGATGTAGTAGCATTTGATATGAATAAAGCAGCTCTGGATGATGTAGCAGCAGCAGGAGCAAAAGCAGCTGGATCAGCTAAAGAGGTTGGAGCAAACTGTGATGTATTGATAACAATGCTTCCAAATTCTCCTCATGTAAAAGCAGTTCTTTTTAATGAAAATGGAGCAGCTGAAGGGTTAAAAGCAGGAACTACTGTTATAGACATGAGTTCTATCAATCCAGTAGAAAGCCAAAGTATAGCAGCAAAATTAGCTGAAACAGGAGTAGAACTTTTAGATGCACCAGTTTCAGGAGGAGAGCCAAAAGCAATAGATGGAACTATATCTGTTATGGTTGGAGGAAAAGAAGAGATATTTAATAAATACTATGATCTTATGAAAACTATGGCAGGATCAGTAGTAAGAGTAGGAAATGTAGGAGCAGGAAATACTACAAAATTAGCAAACCAAATGATAGTTGCTCTTAATATTGCAGCATTAAGTGAAGCTTTTGTTCTTTGTGAAAAAGCAGGGGTAGATCCTCAGTTAGTATTTGACGCAATAAAAGGAGGACTTGCAGGAAGTACTGTAATGAATGCAAAAGCTCCTATGATGATATCAAGAAACTTTGAGCCAGGATTTAGAATTGAATTACATATAAAAGATCTTCAAAATGCACTTGATACATCTCATTCAATAAATGCATCTCTGCCATTAACTGCTCAAGTAATGGAAATAATGCAGGCTTTAAAAATAGATGGAAGAGAAAAGAAAGATCATGCAGCAATCTTGAATTACTATGAAAAAATAAACAATGTAACAGTTGGAGAAAAAAAATAA
- a CDS encoding transporter substrate-binding domain-containing protein: MKKLIILFMMILSTLSFAAKKLYVGTNAEFKPYEYLEGDKITGFDIDFMDAIGKEIGYEVHWVNMGFDGLLPALQMKKVDAVIAGMSQTPERQKAVDFSMPYMFTKSEHYVIVNENSPIVKKEELKDKKVGVQIGTIQEEFTIALDGIPQIYNAWTGALMDLQQDKISAVIIADVSGNAYLENMKGLKKVDIVIDSQPGASIAFRKGETDLVKAVNEAILKLRDDGTYLQLLEKYFPERAEEFKETFKK, translated from the coding sequence ATGAAAAAACTTATTATATTATTTATGATGATTTTATCAACACTTTCTTTTGCAGCTAAAAAACTTTATGTGGGAACTAATGCTGAATTTAAGCCTTACGAATATCTTGAAGGAGATAAAATAACTGGATTCGATATTGACTTTATGGATGCTATTGGAAAAGAAATTGGATATGAAGTTCATTGGGTAAATATGGGATTTGACGGACTGCTTCCTGCCCTTCAAATGAAAAAAGTAGATGCTGTTATCGCTGGTATGTCTCAAACTCCTGAAAGACAAAAAGCTGTTGATTTTTCAATGCCATATATGTTCACAAAATCTGAGCACTATGTTATAGTTAATGAAAATAGTCCTATTGTCAAAAAAGAGGAGTTAAAAGATAAAAAAGTAGGAGTTCAGATTGGAACTATTCAGGAAGAATTTACTATTGCATTAGATGGAATACCTCAAATATATAATGCATGGACTGGAGCTTTAATGGATCTTCAACAGGATAAAATCTCTGCTGTCATCATTGCAGATGTATCTGGGAATGCTTATCTTGAAAATATGAAAGGTCTTAAAAAAGTTGACATTGTTATAGACAGTCAGCCTGGAGCTTCTATAGCTTTTAGAAAAGGTGAAACTGACCTTGTAAAAGCTGTAAATGAAGCTATTTTAAAATTAAGAGATGATGGAACTTACCTTCAATTATTAGAAAAGTATTTTCCTGAAAGAGCTGAAGAATTTAAAGAAACATTTAAAAAATAG